One Janthinobacterium sp. TB1-E2 genomic region harbors:
- the typA gene encoding translational GTPase TypA yields MSNTKRAIRNIAIIAHVDHGKTTLVDQLLRQSGTFRENQAVDTRVMDSNDLEKERGITILSKNCAVEYEGTHINIVDTPGHADFGGEVERVLSMVDSVLLLIDAQEGPMPQTRFVTRKALALGLKPIVIVNKIDRPGARPDWAINQTFELFDKLGATDEQLDFPIIYASGLNGYAGLTEDVRGGDMKPMFDAILEHVPVRDDNPEGPLQMQITSLDYSSYVGKIGIGRVNRGTVKVGQDVLVINGPGATPIKGRINQVLNFKGLERVLVDEAVAGDICLINGIDEIGIGSTLCALDTPEALPMLTVDEPTLTMNFMVNNSPLAGREGKFVTSRQLRDRLEKELKANVALRVAPTDDDTIFEVSGRGELHLTILIENMRREGFELAVSRPRVVFKMVDGVRHEPFENLSVDVEEVNQGGVMEELGRRRGDLQNMESDGKGRVRLEYLIPARGLIGFQGEFMTLTRGTGLMSHVFHEYAPVDNTRGEMAGRRNGVLISQDDGAAVAYAIWKLQDRGRMFVSHNDPVYEGMVIGIHSRDNDLVVNPIKGKQLTNVRSSGTDEAVRLVPPIQMSLEYAVEFIEDDELVEITPKSIRLRKRFLKEHERKKASRDS; encoded by the coding sequence ATGTCAAATACAAAACGCGCAATTCGTAATATCGCCATTATCGCCCACGTTGACCACGGCAAAACCACGCTGGTGGATCAGCTGCTGCGCCAGTCCGGCACCTTCCGTGAAAACCAAGCGGTCGACACCCGAGTCATGGACTCGAACGACCTGGAAAAGGAGCGCGGCATTACGATTCTGTCGAAGAACTGCGCCGTTGAGTACGAAGGCACCCACATCAACATCGTCGACACCCCAGGCCACGCCGACTTCGGCGGCGAAGTGGAACGTGTTCTGTCGATGGTGGACTCGGTTCTGCTGCTGATCGATGCACAGGAAGGCCCGATGCCGCAAACCCGTTTCGTCACGCGTAAAGCGCTGGCACTGGGTCTGAAGCCTATCGTTATCGTCAACAAGATCGACCGTCCAGGCGCACGTCCGGACTGGGCCATCAACCAGACGTTCGAACTGTTCGACAAGCTGGGCGCTACCGACGAACAACTGGATTTCCCTATCATTTACGCTTCGGGCCTGAACGGCTATGCCGGTCTGACCGAAGACGTGCGCGGCGGCGACATGAAGCCGATGTTCGACGCCATCCTGGAACACGTTCCAGTACGCGACGACAATCCTGAAGGCCCGCTGCAAATGCAGATCACCTCGCTGGACTACTCGTCGTATGTCGGCAAGATCGGCATTGGCCGCGTCAACCGCGGTACCGTCAAAGTCGGCCAGGACGTGCTGGTCATCAATGGCCCAGGCGCGACCCCGATCAAAGGCCGCATCAACCAGGTGCTGAACTTCAAGGGCCTGGAGCGTGTGCTGGTTGACGAAGCCGTCGCCGGCGACATCTGCCTGATCAACGGTATTGACGAAATCGGCATCGGTTCGACCCTGTGCGCACTGGACACGCCTGAAGCGCTGCCGATGCTGACCGTCGACGAGCCGACCCTGACCATGAACTTCATGGTCAACAACTCGCCACTGGCTGGCCGCGAAGGCAAGTTCGTTACCTCGCGTCAACTGCGTGACCGTCTGGAAAAAGAATTGAAAGCCAACGTTGCTCTGCGCGTGGCACCAACCGATGACGACACGATCTTCGAAGTATCGGGCCGCGGCGAGCTGCACCTGACGATCCTGATCGAAAACATGCGTCGCGAAGGCTTCGAGCTGGCCGTATCGCGTCCACGCGTGGTCTTCAAAATGGTCGATGGCGTGCGCCACGAGCCGTTTGAAAACCTGTCCGTTGACGTTGAAGAAGTCAACCAGGGCGGCGTCATGGAAGAACTGGGCCGTCGTCGTGGCGACCTGCAAAACATGGAATCGGATGGCAAGGGCCGCGTGCGTCTCGAGTACCTGATCCCGGCGCGTGGCCTGATCGGCTTCCAGGGCGAATTCATGACCCTGACCCGCGGCACCGGCCTGATGAGCCACGTATTCCATGAATACGCGCCAGTCGACAACACCCGTGGCGAAATGGCCGGCCGTCGTAACGGCGTGCTGATCTCGCAAGATGACGGCGCTGCTGTTGCCTACGCTATCTGGAAACTGCAAGACCGCGGCCGCATGTTCGTGTCGCACAATGACCCAGTGTACGAAGGCATGGTCATCGGTATCCACTCGCGCGACAACGACCTGGTCGTCAACCCGATCAAGGGCAAGCAGCTGACCAACGTGCGTTCGTCGGGTACCGACGAAGCGGTGCGCCTGGTACCGCCAATCCAGATGTCGCTGGAATACGCAGTCGAATTCATCGAGGACGACGAACTGGTGGAAATCACGCCTAAATCGATCCGTCTGCGCAAGCGCTTCCTGAAAGAGCACGAGCGTAAAAAAGCGTCGCGTGATTCGTAA
- the dusA gene encoding tRNA dihydrouridine(20/20a) synthase DusA codes for MTSTSLPSRRLSVAPMMDWTDRHCRKFHREITRHTWLYTEMVTTGALVYGDVERHLRFNEEEHPVALQLGGSDPKDLATSAKLGEQWGYDEVNLNCGCPSERVQKGAFGACLMAEPQLVADCVKAMRDVVDIDVTVKHRIGIDDSESYDFVRDFVGTVADAGCKTFIVHARNAILKGLSPKENREVPPLKYDYAYRLKRDFPQFEFIINGGIKTLDEIDLHLQHLDGVMLGREAYHNPYVMAQFDQRYYGDDAPVKTREQVLEAMIPYISAQLEKEAGRLKLNSVTRHMLGLMQNLPGARGFRQTLSDSKKLASGDPRLLLEAAARLSLPA; via the coding sequence ATGACTTCCACTTCTTTGCCTTCCCGCCGCCTGTCCGTCGCCCCGATGATGGACTGGACCGACCGCCATTGCCGCAAGTTCCACCGCGAAATCACGCGCCATACCTGGCTCTACACCGAGATGGTGACGACGGGCGCGCTGGTCTACGGCGACGTGGAGCGCCATTTGCGCTTCAATGAGGAGGAACATCCGGTCGCGCTGCAGCTGGGCGGCAGCGATCCGAAGGACCTGGCCACGAGCGCCAAGCTGGGCGAGCAGTGGGGCTACGACGAGGTTAACCTGAACTGCGGCTGCCCGTCCGAGCGCGTGCAAAAGGGCGCGTTTGGCGCCTGCCTGATGGCCGAGCCGCAACTGGTGGCCGACTGCGTGAAAGCCATGCGCGACGTGGTCGACATCGACGTCACGGTCAAACACCGCATCGGCATCGATGACAGCGAGTCGTACGACTTCGTGCGCGACTTCGTCGGCACCGTGGCCGACGCCGGCTGCAAGACGTTTATCGTGCATGCGCGCAATGCCATCCTGAAAGGCCTGAGCCCGAAGGAAAACCGCGAAGTGCCGCCCCTGAAATACGATTATGCCTACCGCCTGAAGCGCGACTTCCCCCAGTTCGAATTCATCATCAATGGCGGCATCAAGACGCTCGATGAAATTGACCTGCACCTGCAGCACCTGGACGGCGTGATGCTGGGCCGCGAGGCGTATCACAATCCGTACGTGATGGCGCAGTTCGACCAGCGCTATTACGGCGACGATGCGCCTGTCAAAACGCGCGAACAAGTGCTCGAAGCGATGATTCCGTATATCAGCGCGCAGCTGGAAAAAGAAGCGGGGAGATTGAAGCTGAACAGCGTCACGCGCCACATGCTGGGCCTGATGCAAAACTTGCCTGGTGCGCGCGGCTTCCGTCAGACGCTGTCCGATTCCAAGAAGCTGGCCTCGGGCGACCCGCGTTTGCTGCTGGAAGCGGCGGCGCGTTTGTCCTTGCCTGCCTAA
- a CDS encoding methyl-accepting chemotaxis protein, translating to MKVGTRLGLGFALVLVLLVAVTVLGIARMAQIQERLDHVINVNNVVTRLVIDMRGNVSDRITSLRILTLMTDAGDMEPEMARIKTQTSTYQETQKKLEEKFAVESTPEEKALLTSIKEYEAAAMPAIAKASALWMANDAEGATRVMIKEIRPVQKKWMEALEQLAVLEDKLNEQMQSDARKAFDSARLFMIILGVLAVAMGVAAALVITRGLLKQLGGEPDYTASIAGSIANGDLSIGIHTQPSDTSSLLAEMKEMRNSLVGIVGQVRVGTETIGTASREIADGNIDLSSRTEMQASALEKTASAMEELTSTVKQNADNAREANKLAATASDVAIKGGSVVSQVVDTMSSINESAKKIVDIIGVIDGIAFQTNILALNAAVEAARAGEQGRGFAVVASEVRNLAQRSAGAAKEIKILIDDSAEKTERGTRLVGQAGVTMGEVVDSVRRVTDIMSEIASASQEQSAGIEQVNLSIIEMDGMTQQNAALVEQAAAAAQSLQDQAAELAHVVSIFKLVEGEEKPAAYVPAPVAVAAAPVAVRKPAPALRPVKSLTRKTEAAAPVAPAPRKAAGAGSNDEWEEF from the coding sequence ATGAAGGTTGGTACCCGCCTGGGCCTGGGTTTCGCCCTGGTACTGGTTCTGCTGGTGGCCGTGACCGTCCTCGGCATCGCGCGCATGGCGCAAATCCAGGAGCGTCTCGATCACGTGATCAATGTCAACAACGTCGTCACCCGCCTCGTGATCGACATGCGTGGCAACGTCAGCGACCGCATCACCTCGCTGCGCATCCTGACCCTGATGACCGACGCGGGCGATATGGAGCCGGAAATGGCGCGTATCAAGACGCAGACGAGCACCTATCAGGAAACGCAGAAGAAGCTCGAAGAGAAATTCGCCGTCGAGTCGACTCCTGAAGAAAAAGCGCTGCTGACCTCGATCAAGGAATACGAAGCGGCCGCCATGCCGGCCATCGCCAAGGCCTCCGCGCTGTGGATGGCCAACGATGCGGAAGGCGCCACGCGCGTGATGATCAAGGAAATCCGTCCGGTACAGAAAAAATGGATGGAAGCGCTGGAACAACTGGCCGTGCTGGAAGACAAGCTCAACGAGCAGATGCAATCGGATGCCCGCAAGGCCTTCGACAGCGCGCGCCTGTTCATGATCATCCTCGGCGTACTGGCCGTGGCGATGGGCGTGGCGGCGGCACTGGTGATTACCCGCGGCTTGCTGAAACAGCTGGGCGGCGAGCCGGACTACACGGCATCGATCGCCGGCAGCATCGCCAATGGCGACTTGTCGATCGGCATCCACACGCAGCCTTCCGATACGTCCAGCCTGCTGGCGGAAATGAAGGAAATGCGCAACAGCCTGGTGGGCATCGTCGGCCAGGTGCGCGTCGGTACGGAAACCATCGGCACGGCCTCGCGTGAAATTGCCGACGGCAATATCGACCTGTCGTCGCGCACGGAAATGCAAGCCAGCGCGCTGGAAAAAACGGCCTCGGCCATGGAAGAGTTGACCTCGACCGTGAAACAGAATGCGGACAATGCGCGCGAAGCCAACAAGCTGGCCGCCACCGCTTCGGATGTCGCCATCAAGGGCGGCTCCGTGGTGTCGCAAGTGGTTGACACCATGAGCTCGATCAACGAGTCGGCGAAGAAGATTGTCGACATCATTGGCGTGATCGATGGCATCGCCTTCCAGACCAACATCCTGGCGCTGAACGCTGCCGTGGAAGCGGCACGTGCCGGCGAGCAAGGCCGCGGTTTTGCCGTGGTGGCGTCGGAAGTGCGCAACCTGGCCCAGCGTTCCGCCGGCGCCGCGAAGGAAATCAAGATCCTCATCGACGATTCGGCCGAGAAGACGGAACGCGGTACGCGTCTGGTCGGCCAGGCTGGCGTAACGATGGGTGAAGTGGTCGACAGCGTGCGCCGCGTGACCGACATCATGAGCGAGATCGCCAGTGCCAGCCAGGAACAAAGCGCTGGCATCGAACAGGTCAATCTGTCGATTATCGAGATGGATGGCATGACGCAGCAAAATGCGGCCCTGGTGGAGCAGGCCGCCGCCGCGGCGCAAAGCTTGCAGGACCAGGCGGCCGAACTGGCCCACGTGGTCAGCATCTTCAAACTGGTCGAAGGCGAAGAGAAACCGGCGGCGTATGTGCCGGCACCGGTAGCGGTCGCTGCGGCACCGGTGGCCGTGCGCAAGCCGGCACCGGCATTGCGCCCGGTGAAGTCGCTGACGCGCAAGACGGAAGCGGCCGCTCCCGTGGCTCCAGCGCCACGCAAGGCGGCAGGCGCGGGCAGCAATGACGAGTGGGAAGAGTTTTAA
- a CDS encoding energy transducer TonB — MFENKRLMSVAAALLVSVSSAAFAAEVPASFDAKNCKADYPKASLMNEEQGTVSMSFLVNADGSVADSKVEKSSGFKNLDKAAIKALSACKFKPGTKDGAAAQTWTKVDYAWKLD; from the coding sequence ATGTTTGAGAATAAGCGTTTGATGAGTGTTGCAGCAGCCTTGCTGGTGTCCGTTTCTTCCGCCGCCTTCGCGGCCGAGGTGCCGGCGTCGTTCGATGCCAAGAACTGCAAGGCCGACTATCCGAAAGCCTCGCTGATGAACGAAGAGCAGGGCACCGTGTCGATGTCCTTCCTGGTCAATGCCGATGGTAGCGTTGCCGATTCGAAAGTCGAGAAGAGCAGCGGCTTCAAGAACCTGGACAAGGCCGCCATCAAGGCCCTGTCCGCATGCAAGTTCAAGCCGGGCACCAAGGATGGCGCCGCAGCGCAAACCTGGACCAAGGTCGATTACGCCTGGAAGCTGGACTGA